The genomic window TCCGGAGCCCCCGGTGATACGGCTTGTAGAGGCTTTCGATCCGCTGCAGGGCGTCATCCACCGAAATCCGCTGGTCGTAGATCTCCTGCGCATCACCGACCACCCGCGCCACGGTGCCAAGCCCGCCCGCCACGCGCATTGAGCGGGTATTGGCGAAAGACGGCAACCGGCCATTGAACATGCGCGGGTCGAGTTCATACGGCTCCCGGTTCACGTCTACGTAACAGCGCGGAAAATGCGCCCGCATCAGCGGATAGCCGCGCTCAACGACGCCCACAAACAACTGATCGACAAAGCTGTCTTCCGAGCGCCGCAGCACCGTCATGTCGAGGCGCGATGCAGCCAGAAAATCCGGCGGATAAACGTTCCCGCTATGCGGTGAATTGAACACGACCGGCCCGCGCCAATGCGCCGGCTCAAGGATGTCAAAGGGCGGGTCGAGCTCGTCGTAGAGCGCCATCTGGCCGTTTCCGGGCGAACAAAGACTTGAAGAACTATCGGTTTGTGGCTTGGATTTGTCCATGCCGGGTGGCGCCCGCAAATTGGCGGTTTTCACCCGATATTTACCCGCGCCCGGGTTAATGGGCGGACGGGTTTTCCAGAACCGACAGGCCTGCTGGTCAAGGTCTCTCGTTGCAAGAGACAGGGCCGGACGGACCATGCTGTAACGAGACGTTAGCGCGCGTGTGAGATGATTGTCCGATGAGCGACGAAAACGCCAAAATCCTGCTTGCCGAAGACGACACCGACATGCGCCGCTTTCTGGTCAAGGCGCTGCAGAATGCCGGTTTCAATGTGGCGTCCTACGATAACGGCCTGTCCGCCTATCATCGCCTGCGCGAAGAACCGTTCGAACTGCTTCTGACCGATATCGTCATGCCGGAAATGGACGGCATCGAACTGGCGCGCCGCGCCTCCGAACTCGATCCCGACATCAAGATCATGTTCATCACCGGTTTTGCGGCGGTGGCCTTGAACGCAGATTCGGCTGCGCCCAAGCATGCCAAGGTGCTGTCGAAGCCGGTGCATCTGCGCGATCTGGTCACCGAAGTGCAGAAGATGCTGGCCGCCTGAGGCGGTCTTTCTACGCAACGGCGCTTGAGCCGGTATCTGCCGGCTCCTAGACTGACGCATCGCTTCTGGGAGAGCGCCATGCGTGCCGTCCTGCGTTCTTGCCTTGCCCTTACCGTGGCGAGCGTGTTGTTCTTTACCCCGTCACACCACAGCCATTCGCAGCCCGCACCGGCCAACGCATCAAACCAGGCCGACATCTATCTGCTGCGCGGCTTGTTCAACATCTATTCGCTCGGGATGGATTCTCTGGCGGCCAAGCTGCGCGCGCAGGGGTATGCGCCGACCGTCACCACCTGGGACAGCGCGCCAGCCATTGCCGAACAAATCATTTCCAGGCATCAGCGCGGCGATGCGCGCGCGCTGGTGCTGATCGGACATTCGCTGGGCTCCAACGCCGTCATTCAAATAGCCAATCTTCTGGCGCAGCAGAATATCCCGGTCGGACTCGCGGTGACATTCGACGTGACCGAGCCTCTGGTCGTGCCCGGCAATGTCACGCGCTTCATCAATTTCTATCAGCGCAACGGTTTCGGAAAGGTGGCCAGTCCGGCGCCTGGGTTCAAAGGCGAATTCA from Pseudorhodoplanes sp. includes these protein-coding regions:
- a CDS encoding N-formylglutamate amidohydrolase — encoded protein: MALYDELDPPFDILEPAHWRGPVVFNSPHSGNVYPPDFLAASRLDMTVLRRSEDSFVDQLFVGVVERGYPLMRAHFPRCYVDVNREPYELDPRMFNGRLPSFANTRSMRVAGGLGTVARVVGDAQEIYDQRISVDDALQRIESLYKPYHRGLRKLVSRVHQDFGAAILIDCHSMPSATGRDDRPRADVVLGDRYGTSCVGTVMEVVEATLRGQGYTVSRNKPYAGGFITEHYGNPSAGLHAIQLEINRALYMDERSFARSASFDRLAADLEFLSDRLAEIPLEELRPYRSAAE
- a CDS encoding response regulator, which codes for MSDENAKILLAEDDTDMRRFLVKALQNAGFNVASYDNGLSAYHRLREEPFELLLTDIVMPEMDGIELARRASELDPDIKIMFITGFAAVALNADSAAPKHAKVLSKPVHLRDLVTEVQKMLAA
- a CDS encoding alpha/beta hydrolase codes for the protein MRAVLRSCLALTVASVLFFTPSHHSHSQPAPANASNQADIYLLRGLFNIYSLGMDSLAAKLRAQGYAPTVTTWDSAPAIAEQIISRHQRGDARALVLIGHSLGSNAVIQIANLLAQQNIPVGLAVTFDVTEPLVVPGNVTRFINFYQRNGFGKVASPAPGFKGEFSNLDLSGDSNLNHVNIDESPQLQSFVVNRVYELTHAHLGAVKAKRRPKRS